One stretch of Comamonas testosteroni DNA includes these proteins:
- a CDS encoding phage/plasmid replication protein, II/X family: MIDYFNITIDGDDFPEIGKKVVVRQPSGVKNKSFTEVKVIAGKYAPNFNVRLETNGQRMRFHGSPAQWLQGHNGMGSNDFRGLVKKTIHLVFETLEMDCPASVSKAIISGNYAVDEVHIAEHYAMPASLIAKLCDDIRRYGTASLKATPISPGVGVRLWPGSRDREVLIYDKQNYFMDKLLRHKHKLLGNMAMNFERIGTGLYFDQMMDQYLAHGVRIETRHKRDLKNKNLSLSKGVAWNPDVARTLHIETVKDIPLQDLPPLDVRELILQKADLKNRTLIALWLAGRDPKAFCASPATYYRYRKDILEKYGINLSVPALMVDGISWKSLTDPANIKEPPEWALESGFVYEPKRWNGFVDATQYERAWLHSENF, encoded by the coding sequence ATGATCGACTATTTCAACATAACCATTGATGGTGATGACTTTCCTGAAATCGGAAAGAAAGTCGTGGTTCGTCAGCCTAGCGGTGTTAAAAATAAATCTTTTACCGAGGTTAAGGTAATTGCTGGTAAATATGCTCCGAATTTCAATGTGCGTTTAGAAACCAATGGTCAACGCATGCGTTTTCATGGGTCGCCTGCTCAGTGGCTGCAAGGTCATAATGGTATGGGTTCCAATGATTTCCGAGGTCTAGTTAAAAAGACTATTCATTTGGTTTTTGAAACTCTGGAGATGGATTGTCCTGCCTCAGTTTCTAAGGCGATAATTTCTGGTAACTATGCTGTAGATGAGGTGCATATTGCAGAACACTATGCAATGCCTGCAAGCTTGATCGCTAAACTGTGTGATGATATACGGCGTTATGGCACTGCTTCACTTAAAGCAACTCCGATTTCTCCCGGTGTTGGAGTGCGTTTGTGGCCTGGGTCGCGGGACCGTGAAGTCCTGATTTATGACAAGCAGAATTATTTTATGGATAAGCTCTTGCGCCACAAGCATAAGCTGCTTGGGAATATGGCTATGAATTTTGAGAGAATCGGGACAGGATTGTATTTCGATCAGATGATGGATCAATATCTTGCTCATGGCGTACGGATTGAAACCAGGCATAAACGTGATCTGAAGAATAAAAATTTATCTTTGAGTAAGGGGGTTGCCTGGAACCCAGATGTGGCTCGTACTCTCCATATAGAAACGGTCAAAGATATTCCGCTGCAAGACCTGCCTCCGCTGGATGTGCGTGAGTTGATACTGCAAAAGGCGGACTTGAAAAACCGTACGTTGATAGCTTTGTGGTTGGCTGGTCGAGACCCTAAAGCCTTTTGCGCAAGCCCTGCAACCTACTATCGCTATCGCAAGGATATTCTGGAAAAATATGGTATTAACTTGTCAGTGCCGGCTTTGATGGTAGATGGAATTTCATGGAAGTCGCTGACAGACCCCGCTAATATCAAGGAGCCACCGGAGTGGGCTCTAGAAAGTGGATTCGTTTATGAGCCTAAGCGTTGGAATGGTTTTGTTGATGCCACGCAGTATGAGCGTGCATGGTTGCATAGTGAGAATTTTTAA
- a CDS encoding addiction module antidote protein, whose amino-acid sequence MNRATYEKLGIKPFDAAEYLQSDEDCAAYLQACLEQAPDDASVFAKALGDIARARGMMQLAKDTGLTREGLYKSLGEQGNPSLSTVMKVMHALGLQMHIGPQTSA is encoded by the coding sequence ATGAACCGTGCTACCTATGAAAAGCTGGGCATCAAGCCTTTTGATGCCGCCGAGTATCTGCAGTCCGATGAGGATTGCGCGGCCTATCTACAAGCCTGCCTGGAGCAGGCGCCAGATGATGCATCTGTGTTCGCCAAAGCTCTTGGCGACATTGCCCGCGCTCGCGGCATGATGCAGCTTGCCAAAGATACCGGCCTCACCCGTGAGGGCCTGTACAAGTCGCTTGGCGAGCAAGGCAACCCCAGCCTGTCCACCGTCATGAAGGTGATGCATGCATTGGGCCTGCAGATGCACATTGGCCCCCAGACTTCCGCTTAA
- a CDS encoding type II toxin-antitoxin system RelE/ParE family toxin has protein sequence MIQVLRTAAFDGWLQALRDKVGQRQVLARLTRLSLGNWGDCKPVGGEVTELRIDSGPGYRVYCWRDGDVVVVALGGGDKSTQQKDIAKAQAMVKDLKG, from the coding sequence ATGATCCAAGTTCTACGTACTGCGGCCTTTGACGGTTGGCTCCAGGCCCTGCGCGACAAAGTGGGCCAGCGACAGGTTTTAGCTCGACTCACTCGGCTGTCGCTCGGAAATTGGGGTGACTGCAAGCCTGTTGGAGGCGAAGTGACCGAGTTGCGCATCGACTCTGGCCCCGGCTACCGCGTGTACTGCTGGCGCGATGGAGATGTGGTTGTTGTTGCGCTTGGTGGTGGCGACAAGTCCACCCAGCAAAAAGACATTGCCAAGGCTCAGGCGATGGTCAAAGACTTGAAAGGGTAA